The following DNA comes from Odocoileus virginianus isolate 20LAN1187 ecotype Illinois chromosome 26, Ovbor_1.2, whole genome shotgun sequence.
CCCCCTCCCCATTGTCACCGTCCCCAAACTATCCTTGTCTCATGCTCTGAAATGGTCAGCTAAGAACCTGTTCACCTGTTTATCTCCCTCCCCTAAACTCCACGAGAGCAGGGACTCTGTCCGGGTTTCCACTGTGCCCCCAGCCCTTTGGATGTGCTCAACAAATGTGCGCAGATGACCTGAATGGACTGGGAGGGTGGGAGAAGCATCCAAGATATGGAGAGGGCATTGCTCCCATCACCGGAGCCCGGAGGGGGGGAGGTCGACTCCAAGACCCCTGAAGCCATGCAGGGTCAAGGGAGGGGTATGCGGCAGGGCCACGGCATAATTTACAGGACTAGGTACATAATGAAAACGAGAGGCCTCTCCTTCAAAAATTGTCCAGAATTTCAGGATGCAACAGCAGAGCATTAAATCAAGCATGGAGCCCTTCCCAGGGCATGGTTCCGTGCATCTGCACCGGTCACATGCCCACGAAGCTGGCCCTGTAGAGGGCCCCTGCAGGTGGATGTGGTGTGATGGCGGCAGGCTGAGCCCAGCCAGGTGGCGGGTTCACTGCATGTGGGGAGTGGAGGCCACAACCACTGTCCTTCCTGTCTGTGGCTAAACgttgagggcagaggagcccagggccCACCCTCTCTGGCAGAGGGTGTGATGTCACCCGTACCTGTGTCAGGGTCCCGCACCAGGCTCAGGaccacaccaggctcctcgtTGATGTTGAAGCACAGCATGTCCTCTTTTTGGGGCACGTGGATGAGGAAGTGAGGGTCAGCATCCACTGAGGGCACAGCATGGAGTCCGTTAAACTGAGCGTTAGGCAGATGGGGCCAGCTGGGGACAAGGGTTCAGCCAGGCAGAAGTGTCCCTCAGACCCTCCCAAGGACTCACCGCTAGTCACTTGGTCTGGCAACTTCTCGATGTTGAGGCTGGAGTGCGTTGGAGCAGGCTGAGAGGCCTGTAGCATGAAGGCTGAGCAGCAAGAGTGAACGGCCTTTAGAAGGGAGGCGGCCAGACCTTCCTTGGAGCTGGTGGCTCCTTCTCTGgggcccctcccacccaggcaggCTGGCCCGAGGCCGCGGGTGCACAAGTGGACATGGAGACTTTGACACCTCTCAGGGTGTGGGAATGGAAGTTTGGCCCAGCGCAATggcctggcctggagaaggaaatggcaacctactccagtattcttgtctgggaaatcccatcgacagaggagcccggtgggctgtggttcatggggttgcaggagtcagacatgactgagcaactaaaccaccaccaccagtggcCTGGCTCCGTCTCGGTCTCCTTCATGAGAACCTGGTGGGGCTGGTGGCACTGGGGTGGGGAGGCCAGGCCCAGGTCAGGGGGAGAGTTCTGAGGGCTCCCAGTGAGAGGGAGCGAGGAACACTGGAGCAGAGAAAAAAGCCTTGGATGGGTGATGCCCTGGGCTTTGCTCAGGGCTGAATGCATGGACTGAGGGTGGTCACGTGGAGCAGAGGTAAGACGCGCGTTGTCAGGGTGACGGCCACTTACTCTTTCTGGGTCCCACCATCTCTGTAGAGGACAAGGACAGAGGACAGCGTCACCCTCCCCACTCCAAGGGCAACTGGGCCCAGAGGCCAGTCAGGCCTGGGcagccctcctcctgggggtcccagccctcctcctgggggtCCCAGCCCTCCTCCTGTGGGGCTCAGCCCTCTCCTAGGGATCCCAGCCCTCCTCTTGGGGGTCCCAGCCCTTCTTGCAGATGGATGCTCACACTAAGGGCCCCAAAGGAGGCCTGGGAGTGGAGGGGTTCAGGCTGTGTGAAGACTCCCCAAACACTCAGGTGGCAACAATTCAGTTGCAACAAAGTGGGGAAGGGCATCTCAGGGAAGGAAGAGACCAAGAAAGGCTGGAGCCAGGCAGGTGTGGGGTGGGTAACTGTGTGTCTGATGGCCAGAACTGTGCCACTTGCCCAGCCACCCAGAGCCCCTTGCAGAAATCAACATGATTTAAAAACTCACCCAAGGGCAGAGAATCtataaaggagagaaaggaaagagaattaaTGCCCTGGAGGCTTTTGGCTCTCAGAAGCCTCCCCATGCCTACAGCCTCAGCTCAGCCAGCCCATACCATCCAGGGGCTTGTCAATGATGGGCTCCAGGCCGTCCTGGTCTGCCATGCCCCTGACGGTCATGGAGGTCAGTGGGGTCACGAACTGATAGGCCAATGACATCTGCAGGGCCTTGGCTGACACGTtggccttctccttcccctccaaCTTCATCCTGCAAGACAGACACCAGTTCCAGGCCCGCAGCTTGGACGACAGTAAACTTGCATTCCCTTGTCCTTTCCTGCCGTTGTTCACTTGATCAACAGGCATGTAATAAGCCCCTGCAGTGGCCCCACGCAGGGGCTGTCTTCAAGGACCTCATGATTTAAATGCCTCCCATAGagaaatgggtttccctggtgactcagacagcaaagaatctgcctgcaacacgggagacccgggtttgatccctgggtcgggaagatccccagtgttcttgcctggagaattctatggacagaggagcctggtaggctatagtccatgcagttgcagagtcggacatgactgagtgactaacactttcatagaGAAAACCTGGAGGTTTGGTAGAGCTGGGGGATGTGCCCCAGAATTCAACAGCTGTGACATTCTGGCAAATGGTCTAACTTCTCTGAACCCCGGTGTGCTTGGCATATTGTGAGGACGAAATGAGTGTGTCTGGACACAGCAGCCCCACGGCAAGCGCAGCCTTGCCCACAGAGCTAAGTAGGGGCAAACAGCAGGCCGCCCTGTGCCCCCCAGCAGGCCCCGCCCACACACTGGCTGCCTGGTTGATATTAACTCAGCGAGCAAAGTCAGAGAACAGTAAATCTGACCTGCTCACATGCTTCAAGACTCAGAACCACCCCTTCTTAGTCCAAAGACCCAGGGGTGAGGGGGGTGCTCTTGGGTAGTTTGCCCCCATTCCCCTAGGCAGCCGATGGGCTGGTACCGCTTGGCCAGCAGCTCCTGGATGGTCAGGTAGGCCCACAGGCGTTCAACATGGTTCTCCAGCATGTGGCCCCGTTCTCGGagcagtttcttcatctcttcctCATCCACCAGGCAGGTTGTCATGAATTCTTGGCCCTCCTGAGAGAGGCGGGGGGGAGAGAGGCTGTGAGTCTTTCTCAGCATTCCATCCCCCATCATTCCTAAGCCTACACTTCTCATCCTCACCCATCCATTCCTTCCATAAAAGTTGCCAAGTTGGCTCTGTGAGCCAAGTTGACCCAGGCCTTGGGGGTCCCAGGGGAGGAGAATCAGGCCCTGCTTTCATGGAGTTACTCTCTCTGGGGGATGCCAGCAAACAGCCAGCCAGTCCACCATGCAACTGTGCCCACTCTGCCCTGCTCCTCCAGATGCCCGTTCAACTTGCCACAGCACACAGGTGTGCCTTTTCTTCCCAGGTTTGCCATGCACCAGGCTCTGCATAAGCCTACTGCatggattatttcatttactccACACAACTCTCCGGTGCAGTTTTATCCTCAGAGGCCACAGAAAGGCCTAGAGAACTGGACCTATTTGATCAATGTCACCCACCTGGAGCCAGGGTCTagctcagctttcctcactgAGAGCTGGAGTCCTGAACTCTCAGCTATACCAATGGCTAGATTCCAGGTCTCCAGGACCCCCAAGCGTGCATGTGCATACGTGCACTGCACTGTGGTACAGAGCTGAgtgcatagtagatgctcagGAAATAGTGTACTTGAGAAGGAAGACGCTAGCCTCCTACTGCCTCATGCTTTGGGAGGAATGACATGGGGAATAACAGGTGGTCCAGTTGGCTGCGAGGGATGACCGCTCATCAAGGCCACTTGAACCTACCCTCAGGATGACTGCGTTGGGAGAAAGTTCAGCCCTGGGGTGTATGTGGCCTGGTGGGGTAAGGGCACTCCTCTGGGGAAAGAGAGGCTGCCAGGGGGACAGAGGTGGGGGACTTCCGAGTGCCTCTCCACCCTTTGCAGCCCTCTATTTACCGCTTGAGCTCGCACGTCCGCCTTGAAGCTGCTCAGTTTGTGATCAGCAATGCGCCCTGCCACCATGATCTCTGAGCCTTCGTAGTACTGTTTATGGCGGTGCTGGGTCAGGTCTGAGACGGCTTCCCGGGGGTACAGCAACTCCACATCCCTCAGGAGGGGGTTAGCTACCTGCTCATAGAAACCCTGCAGGGATGGGGGGTGCAGCCTCAGAGCTGGTGCGTCACCCTAGGTATCCAACAGGAAACCCCCTCGCAAAGTGGTGTGCCAGGATCCCTGCCTTATAGAAGGAATtgcaggctcagtggttaaggAACTGGCTCAGGGTCCCGCCGCTAAGTTGAACTCTACACCAGAGCTTTATCCGCTCTGGGCTGGTGGGTACATGGCTGCCAAGGCTCTGATCCCCATGGCGTGACTTTGAGGGGCCGTGGGGGAGGAGACCTGCAGCTGCTGGGTGGCGTCATGGTCCTCGTAGATTCTCTGGACACGTCCATTGTTCTCCAGGGACATGACCTCCAGGAAGTTCAAGTCCACATCACGGCCAAAGCCCAAGTTGTAGAGTGGGAACCTGCCCTTGATGGCATCTCGGACATTCTTGAGGATTTGGGCACGATCCGTCACCCCTGCAGCCACACAGCCAGGTAGGGATGGGATGCATGTGGGGCAGGAGGGCACCTTGGGGCACCCTCCCTGGGGGCCAAGTCTCCCATCTCAGACCATCTCCAGTCCCCACTAGCCTCTTTAGGCCACGCCTCTTGCTGTCTCCCCTGGGTGATGCAACAGCTTCTATCAGAGCTCCTAGAAAACTGCTGATTTCCTGGATCCATCATGAGCAAATCTGGTTTTAAACCCTCCACGGCTCCTCCCATGGCCTGTGAGGGCCTGCTGACCTTTCCACTCTGTTTTACCTGCTTAACACATGCCTGCACTTCCTGCACAGGCCTTGCGGGTGCACAAACCTTGTTTTGTTCAAGCTGCCCCTTCTGCCAGGGATGCCTTCctgcttctcctctcctccttccagaTGGAGCTCAGGGCTCACTTCCTCCAGGAGGCCTTCTGAGACTCTGCCTGGGTCAGGTGCCCCTTGTCTGTGGTCCTTTGGCCTCCTGGCACGCTGTTCTTTCAGAGCCCTTGGCAGAGCATCTGTTCCAGGGTCTGCCTCCCCCAGTGGACCCTGGACTCCTTAAGGGCAAAGATGTCTCTTGTTCTCTTAGTGTCTCTCCTTGGTCCCTACTCCTGTGCTTGGCCCTCAGTTGGTGCTGAAAACACAGTTCATTAAATTCAGCCTAGGAGTCCTGCCCCTCCTTCTGGGCCCCATGCAGCCCTGTGTCATGCAGAAACTCCCCCAGTTTCCCACCTCAGGACAGAGGAGCACCTTGGAGCTCCTGCAGACTTTATGGTCTGAACTCTGCTCTTAGACGAGTGCTCAGCTTTACTCTTAGCCTCTCTGCCCCCAGTGCCTTCCATAATGAGCAGACCAACACCTCCCAGGGTATCCCTGACGGCACTTACCCTCTGTGGGCTCGCCATCTGTCAACATGATGAGAATTGAGGCATGGTTGCTGAGTTCTGGGTTGCTTTGCTGAGCTTTGTTCAAGATCTCAATTCCCGTGAGCAGACCTCCATTCAGGTTTGTagctataaaaaaagagaaagcagatcagtgtGTGCCTTCAATCTGAGGGGACAGAGGTGGCATCAAGGTGGCCCCAGACCCCTGCCCCTACCGCCGGCCAGGGAGAATTGCTGCACGAAGTTCCGAGCTGCCTCCAGGTTGGCAGGAGATGCCTGCACTAGCGAACCCTTCCATGACTGCACTGCAGACCCAAAGAGGACCAGGTCGAAGTGGTCCCCTGGCCGCAGGTCCCCCAGGATTTTATGGAGCGCCTCCTTGGTCTGTAAGCACAGGACAGTCAGTGGAGGGACAGAGCCCCAGGATAGTGCCTTTTGTAATCTCCAGATGCCCAGTTCAAAGACCCACAGGGTTAGAGGCATGGGGCAGACAAGCAGGAGGGCAAGAAAGCCGGTGGTGACAGGAGAGGAGCCTCCTGCAGAGTGAGCCCTGGGGTGGCTAAGGACGTGCAGAAGGCAAAGGGTCCCAGTGGGAAGGGGAAATGACCAGGAGTCCAGGGGGGCAGGGTTAAGACAGAGGACCCCAGGGGGCTGAGTTTCTAAAACCCTGCTTGTCCACCAATGGTTTCACTGCGCCATGGACAGGGCACAGAGCACTGCGTGTGGAGGGGGAGGCTGCTGCCAGCTGCAAGCCATCTCTGGGACCCCTGTAATCATCCCCACATGCCTAGAACACAGGTCTCATCTCCGAAGCCCTCCCCCACTGGTAGACCCCACAGGCCCTGTGGGCCCTGTCACTTTGCTCCTATTTTTGCCATCGAGGAGCAGTGAGTATACTTGCTCACTTATCACAGTGAGAAGTGGCTAATTCCAGAGCCCTTGACCACTGGGATTTTCTGTTAGATTACCCTGCCTCTGACTAGGGGCAGAAGTCCCAAACCCAGTCCCTGGGGGCAAAACCAGTTTGGGGTGGGCGGTGGGGTTGAAGAAGCTCCCACTGGGCTGTTTAGAGCCACCATTTACCTGCTTCACTTTCTGGCCTTCCATGGAGGTGCTGATGTCAATCACAAAAACCACATTCTTGTTCAGTTTTCTTAGGTTTTGGGGAGCAAAGAAGTGGGCAAAGTAGTTATTGGCCACCTGAAACACAGAAGGGTGAGTGAGGCCGCTTTCACAAGGACCCCTGTCTGCCCTGTAAGTCTCAGGCTAGAAGTTCAGGCTCACCAGGAGGTCGCAGACATTGTCCCGATTGACATCGTAAGTCACCTTGAAGTCCCCATTCAGCAAGGTTGTAGAGCACGTGGGGCAGGTTTGCTGCTGGCTCACTGTGGGGCGGAAAAGCACGTGACCCTGGAACAAGCGGGAGTGTGAGGCATTACTGGTTTGCAACGACAACGCGTGGGTGTGTGTGTCGTGTACAGCCATAGGAATGAGTCTTATGCGACCCTCACCCAGCTGCTGAGAGTGCACGCCTATGCGGGGTAGGAGAAACGACCTGTTTCTTTGCTCACATGCTTCTGAATCATTGGAATTTTCTACAATAAGTATCACCACTTGGGGtacacaatgaaaaacaaaataacagcaGCAtgttggaaattccctggcaatccagtggttaggactctgagctttcattgctgggggcccaggttcaatccctggttggggaactaagatcctacaagccacagggtgtggccaaaatatttaaataataccaGGATGAGAGACACTGGGCATCTCATACTGTTCAGTGGAAAAACAACACTGTGCTGGAAAAAGGAACCTGCCTGGATAGACAAGGAGTAGGAAGGGCCCAGAGTGGGAGCTGCAGCTTGGTTGAACTTGGCACTGGTGCTCAGGGAAATTGGGGATGGTTTgctggaaaatgcagcagtggccacaagactggaaaaagtcagttttcattccagtcccaaagaaaggcaatgctaaagaatgctcaaactactgcataattgcactcatctcacacgctagtaaagtaatgctcaaaattctccaagccaggcttcaacaatatgtgaacaatgaacttccagatgttcaagttggttttagaaaaggcagaggaaccagaaatcaaattgccaacatctgctggatcatcaaaaaagcaagagagtttcagaaaaaaaaaaaaatctatttcttctttattgactatgccaaagcctttgactgtgtggatcacaataaactgtggaaaattctaaaggagtgggaataccagaccaactgacttgcctcttgagaaacctgtgtgcaggtcaggaagcaacagttagaactggacatggaacaacagactggttccaaataggaaaaggagtacatcaaggctgtatattatcaccttgcttatttaacttatatgcagagtacatcatgagaaatgctgggctggaagaagcacaagctggaatcaagattgcagggagaaataacgtcagatatgcagataacaccacccttatggcagaaagtgaagaaaagctaaagagcctcttgatgaaagtgaaagagaagagtgaaaaagttgagtaagctctgggagttggtgatggacagggaggcctggcatgctgtggttcatgacgttgcaaagagttggacgcgactgaactgaactgaactgtcctcaATACATTTCTATACTTCCGTactttccacattttctttaaggacccttttcttttcacattttgttgttggttataaaagtaaaatatgttcattaaagatatttgaaaataattattaggAAGACAAAGACCATTCCCTTGGTCCCCTACTGAAAGCAAGCATGTTTGCTAGCACTCTACTGTGTcgcattttgtttttaaggaatcccTCCAAAACTAcaggaaacatttcttttaagTGAACTGTTACAGTCACTACCAAAGGTGGGTGGGGAATAAACGGTTTGCTCCTGGCTCCAGTTGAGGGCAAGTTAGGAGGCGGGGCACTAGCTGGGTATCCCGGGGTAGGAGCAAGCAGGGTGCTCCTGGAATTCCTGTAGATGAGTGGGAAGTGACAAGTGGTAAGTGACTGGGTAGGCCAACATCCTTGCCAAACTTAATCATGTTTCCAAGAACACCAGGGCTTGAAATGCTGAGGTTTACACGTGTGCCCTATATACCATGAATGCTTTCCCAGGAGTATGAGATAGgcaaaggggaaactgaggcttaagcgAGTCAGCAACTCACCGCAGACCAGGCAGACAGACCCTCCCTAGCCTTAGGCTTTTGACAATCAGAAGTGCTGagttctcctctctctctcccttaggGCAGCCTGCAGCACCTGCCTGGTTGAGCCAGGCTGAGACATCTCTGAGGGCTCCGCTATCTGGCTCACCTTTTTCCCTGAGAAGGACTTCTTGATAAGTTGGGCAGCCAGTTTCTTGGGGAGGAAGGAGGCCTCAACATCCAGATTCCTGATCCCCTGGGGCTCAAAGATGTCCACGTCGATCTGTGGCATCGAAACAACTCCTGCATCAAGGCTCTCATTTGGGATCCATCATCAAGTCTCAGCCAAGAGCCAGCATGTATCCTGGCCCCCCACTGTATGCAGCGCCCACCCAGCTCTCAGTGCAGGGCCTAGCATGTCACAGGCACTCCAAAAGTATTGGCCAAATGAAGGTGTGCATGCCTCTGCCCCTAAACTCAGCCACCACTAATGTGCCAGCCACAATGACAGCCCCTCAGGCTGCCTGGGACTTTCCTATAAAATCCCTGGACATTCACTATCTCTCATGATCTTTGCGGCACTTCTGGGACACACAGAacccccatttaacagatgagcaagctgaggctcagaaggaGAAGGCTGGAGGGTTCAGGGAGCCACAGAGAGCCACTGGAGCCCACCCGGAGGAGTCAGTATCCTCCCTGTGTGCTCAGGCCCAGGACTGCACACGGAGGGTGCCGAGCTTACACGTGCAGCCACAGTGAGGGAAAGGCAAGAGCCTGGC
Coding sequences within:
- the ITIH1 gene encoding inter-alpha-trypsin inhibitor heavy chain H1 encodes the protein MRGTMGLRGLTCMCLLSLLTLQAMAAQGSPTSNPKGGKKRMAVDTAADGVVIRSLKVNCKVTSRFAHYVITSQVVNSADTAKEVSFNVEIPKTAFISDFAITTDENAFIGDIKDKVTAWKQYRKAAISGENAGLVRASGRTMEQFSIHIMVGPQSKTTFRLTYEEVLRRKLMQYDIVIKVKPKQLVQHFEIDVDIFEPQGIRNLDVEASFLPKKLAAQLIKKSFSGKKGHVLFRPTVSQQQTCPTCSTTLLNGDFKVTYDVNRDNVCDLLVANNYFAHFFAPQNLRKLNKNVVFVIDISTSMEGQKVKQTKEALHKILGDLRPGDHFDLVLFGSAVQSWKGSLVQASPANLEAARNFVQQFSLAGATNLNGGLLTGIEILNKAQQSNPELSNHASILIMLTDGEPTEGVTDRAQILKNVRDAIKGRFPLYNLGFGRDVDLNFLEVMSLENNGRVQRIYEDHDATQQLQGFYEQVANPLLRDVELLYPREAVSDLTQHRHKQYYEGSEIMVAGRIADHKLSSFKADVRAQAEGQEFMTTCLVDEEEMKKLLRERGHMLENHVERLWAYLTIQELLAKRMKLEGKEKANVSAKALQMSLAYQFVTPLTSMTVRGMADQDGLEPIIDKPLDDSLPLEMVGPRKTFMLQASQPAPTHSSLNIEKLPDQVTSVDADPHFLIHVPQKEDMLCFNINEEPGVVLSLVRDPDTGFSVNGQLIGDKAGSPGKPEGTYFGRLGIENPATDFQLEVTPQNITLNPGSGGPVFSWRDQAFLRQNEVLVTINRKRNLVVSVEDGGTFEVVLHRVWRGSAVRQDFLGFYVLDSHRMSARTHGLLGQFFHPFDYKVSDLHPGSDPSKTDATMVVKNRRLTVTRGLQKDYRKDPRHGAEVTCWFIHNNGDGLIDGVHTDYIVPDIF